Genomic DNA from Felis catus isolate Fca126 chromosome E3, F.catus_Fca126_mat1.0, whole genome shotgun sequence:
CATCCTAACAGGCTGCCTCCTTTCCAGGGTGAAAGCGGAGAACATTATGACGAATAACGTGGTTGAAAAGCAATTCCGGCTCTCTCTGTTATTAGCCTCTCAACTTTTCTTTCCATCGCGAACTGTTCTTAAAAATAGTCTGTTTTGAAAAGGGGGAGGGCTCCTAGGTGCcctgcatgtaaaaaaaaaaaaaaaattttttttcaatcctaAATTCTTTTATCTACCTTAATCTTTCCACCCACACTGCCATGAATATATTAGGAACCGTCACTTGTCACTGGCAGCATGACCAATTTGTATCAGTTGCCCAGGACTTTCCCAGTTTTAGTACTGAAAGTGCCACGTCCTGGGAAATCCCTCCATCCCAGGCACTCCGGGACGGTCACCCTTCGTGTCAGGTGAAGCTCAAGTCCCATTTTACCTCCACCCTTATTTCCTACAACCACCAGCGCCACCTTGAAACTCCACAAACCCAGGGTCCCCCCGCCCACACCCTGCGGCCCCACATGATGGCTCCTGCTTGTCCCTGAAGACTTTGCTCTGGTGTTGCCTCCCCCAGAAGGCTTCCAAGGGTTCCTACAGAACCCTGGACCTACAGAGATCCCGGCATCTGTCACGCTGTATAGTCTGGGTGTTATGGCTGTCTCCCCCACCAGCCTGTGACCTCCCTCAGGGAATGAGCTGTTCTGTACCTAAGGCCCAAGATGTTTACTATCGGAGCCAAACGAAGAACGTCACAAGCGCTGGGGTGAGGACCAGCTGTTTACGGCACTCTTTTCCAAGTCATCTTGGGATCCTCCGAGTCCCACACCGATAGGTAAATCGCCGAGTTGCTCAGACTGTAATACGGATTAAGCTCATCTGCCTGACCCAGGACAGGCAGCTTGGGTTTCCAAAAGCACCCAATGGCCTTTTAACCTAAACAGTGGGCAGTGCCCAGATATGTAAAAGGAATCTGAGAACCTTTACCATCCCCTGGCTGGCCGGAGGGTAAGTGCTCTGTTGGGCACAGAGACTGAGCCAAGTTGCGAGTGGCTTCCCAAACCGACTTGGGAGGAAGCTTCATTCAGAAAGACAGTGCAGTGGGTACAGGCATCAAGGGCAAACCCTGGCTTTGACCCGTTTCAGCTGTTGTCACCTTGGGGCAAGTGACTTAGCCTCTTTGAACCTTAGCTTCCCCTTCTATAAAACGGAAAAACTGTAACAGTTCCTACACCTCAGAGACTTGCGAGGACTCAGGAATAACACACAGAAGTCCTGAGCGAGGACCTGGCAGAGAAAATGTGCTCAATAATCATTCAGGTACTTGACAAGGGCTAGAGTCAGGCAGAGCTAGGGGAAAGCCTGCAGGTGCCTGGACGCTGGCAGGAGGCCCAACCTCCTTTAGATATTCATCCTTCCCTGTCTCAGACACATCCACCCACTCTCTAAATTCCTGAAATCCTTACGCCTCTCCCTTTCCAGTCCAGCTGCCCTCCCGTTTAAGATTCCTGGCTTCCCTACACACCCCTACCCTGTCtatgcctctctcctccctgtgtcctctctcATCACCCCCCACCAAAACCATTCCTTGATACATCCTGATCCCTGCTGCCTCCTACTCTTCAAGACTCACACACATTTATTAAACGCCTGCTCCATGCTAGAAAGGACACAGCTGAGAAGCAAAGGATCCCCGCCCCTGGCCAAATGAGAAGCCCCATCTAATTTCCCTCCCACCAATCCTTTCCCTGGGCCCCCATCTTCCTTCTActgctccccgcctcccccctccatccttcttccttcccattaGTAATCTTGGGAGCTCCCTCCGGAAACCAGTCTATTTCTTACCACCAAAGGTTTGCCTTCTCCCAACTCCACTGCCGCCCCACACACTGTATTTTCCTCCCTGGAGTCATTCCCTCCGTACAACTCTCTATTTTCCATCAGcacctccaacccccccccccacacacacacacaccaaaaattcCATGTTTGTCTACATGTTCTGCACCTGTcccaattcattcattttttttttcattcttgcaGTAGCCactgagctcctactgtgtgccaggcacacagcacGAGATGCTGAGAATACCGCTGTGAGCAAAAAAAAGGGGTCTCTTCTCCCCTGGCAGTAACAGTTGAGGAGCAGACAGAAAAGGAGCGAAAACAAGCGGGGTAAGTGCAGATAGTGGAGCTATGCATTGAATGAAATCAAGAGAAAGATCAGATGGAAAGGAATGGAGGTGGGTAAGCACTTGAGGCAGGGTGGTCTAGGAAGGCCTTCCCTAGCTGATAGGCACAGTGACCGCCATCAGCCACGTACTGTGTAACAGACACGGGATCAATGTCTCTCCATGCATGACATGACTGAATTCTTGCCCAATGGTTCACCATCCCCGTTTGCAGAGGGGGCACCAGAGGCTCAAGGAGGCCAAGTaatctgtccaaggtcacacagctattaagtggtGGAATCAGGATCTGAATGCAGGTCTGATGCGCTCCTGCTTCCCAGGACCACGTCTGTCACCTGTCCTTCCCCCAGAGCTCCACTTCTGATAGTCCTCCCCGTAGTCTCCCCCAGGggggggaaaaatattttcattactgcCGTTCATTGAGCACTCGTGCGTGCTTCCAGTTTTGCGTGCATTCTCTTATCCTCCCCTCAAAACGATAAGAAGCAGGTGCTGTCACCATACCCGTTTTACAactgagggaactgaggcatagAAATTCACGCACTTACGTTCAAACCCTGATCTGACTCCTGGGTCCAGCCCTCTGACTCCTAAGCTGTCCAGCCTAAGAAGTACCACCCTGGTCAGCTTGGTGCCCACCGCTGCCCCCGGCAACAACGAAGTCTGCATCCATAAACTGAAATCTCCTCCCCTTACTTTACAGACGGGGGTGCCGAGACTCCGAGAAGCtaagccacttgcccaaggtcacacagcgaggaGCGACGGTGTCAGGGTTCGAATCCAAGCGCCCTGACTCCAGAGCCCTCGCTCTTAACCACCATGCAGTCTTTCCCGGGCGTCTCTCTCCGCCCTCCACCTCGCTCTCACCTCGCAGAGGCCCCGGCCCGGGGCTATGCGCCCCACTCCCACGTCCAGCCCCGCggcctgcccccctcaccccccaacaAACACACTCACTTGAGGTGGTCCAAGGAGTGGATGTTGCGGGAAGACTTGCCGTGGCCCCCGCCCACCCAGCTCCGCGAGCGGCCAAACATGTCGGCGGCCCCGACCCGTTGCCCGCCTCACGGCCTCATGCCCGAGCGGCCGAGCGACCGAGCGCCCGCAGCGGCAGCACTAGCGGAGGAGGCAGCGGCGGAGGTGGTAGAGGGACCGCCAACCACCTTCCTCCCCGGCCCACAGCTCCGCACTGACATTCAGCCGGAACCGGCCGTTCGACCGCCGCGCTTTACGGCCGCCGCCACGGGGAACGCTGGGAAATGCAGTCCTCCCGCGAGGCGCCCGCCGAGAGGACTCTGCAAACGAACTACGAGGCCCGGCGTGCATCACGCACCTACGGACCTGCGGCCTTGGAGAAGAGGCGGAGCGAGAGGAGAGCCCGCAGTATCGTATGGTGGGCGGGAACGGGAAACCTGTGCGCGGAGCCTTGAGGAGGGCATCGGTGAAGTTGGGTGACTCGAAGTAACCGCAGTGTTGATAATTATTAGCTTTTACGATAAGAATAGCTATTGCACTATATATGCTATGTGCCAATGTCCTAAGCGAGTTGCATATATTGTTACTTAATTCTAACAACCAGCCTATGACGCGGATACTGTTATCCCCAtgccgcccccctcctccccgggaAATCTGAATCACAGGTTTAAGGGATTGACTTACCTACGCTCATGGTTCAAACCCTGGCACCCTTATTTAATGCCCCAATAAGCTACTAATCTGTACCAAATTGGTAATGGCCTTgatcttaacaatttttttctttccccacatgAGCCAAGAAGTGTATCTAAATTTCTGTCCTGGGGAGTGACAAGCTCCCTGGAGGCAAGACTGCCGTggtcattattcattcattcatttctacaCCAGACAGTTCTCTACAATCTATGGTGTCCCATTAACTGTGTTCAGACTTGGGCTAAGGGCCAATGTTCTCCCCACTTCCTAGCACAAAGTTTTGCACATcataggtgctcaacaaatactggCAGAGTGCGGCGCctggtggctccgtgggttgagcatctgactcttgacttccctcaggtcataatcttgagggTGACatccagtttgggattctctctctctgtctctctgcccctcccctgctcgtgctttctttctctcccaaaataaaccaCAACAAAAATATTGGCATAGTGAATGAATGATTGCATGAAGGTTTCACCTTCAGCAGTTGGAGAATTAATGGTTTTCTCTGTAATTCATCTGAGGGGCAAGAAAACAGCCATGGAGAAAAAGGGCAGGTCTGTTCTCCAGACGCATGCGGACCTAGCATCTTGGGTCCTCCCTTTTCCCTGGGCCTAGATTTCCTGATCTGTAGAAAGTGGTAACATACTACACTACCCCATCTAGCTACAATGAAGCAATGTATGTAAAGCACCCAGCTCACGTGGCCTGAGATGTAAAGATCTGTTGAACTGCTCTGGAAGATTGCTTTGGGCAAGTTCAGTCTCCTGAAGGATATACAGGGGGTGCTCATGAGGAGGGGAAATCAGTGAGTAGCAGACTCACTTCTCTACGTACTTCTTGGACGTTTTAATGTTTAACCAcgtactggttttgggtttttttaatgtttatttatttattttgaggaggagagcagagaaagagcgagagaggggcggagaaagggagacagggaatcccaatccagctctgcattatcagcacagagtccgatacAGGGATCTatctcaccaactatgagatcatgagctgaaatcaagagtcaagagtcagacgcttaacctactgagtcatccaggctcCCCTAACACGGACTGTTTTTAAACATGCTTtacaaagtaaaaacaagaagCACCCCCACTGCTGCAGGTCTGAGCTGCCTGGGAATGTCTtcattcaggtgcccctgaaccctATTATGTAGACCCCCGCGATGCAGCCAGAATTTGGAGAGCTCAAGGAGCTCTTCCCCACCACGGAAAATTGCCACTTTGGGAAGTCGGAGAGTTTCACTGGTAAATTCACCGCCCCCCATCCTGCCTCCTTTTGACAAGTAAACTGAGTCCCGAAGAGGCGTGACGCCATACCCAAGTCTAGGGGGTTGCTGAGAAGTTTGCGGTTTCCTCCAGCTTTCGTAGCCCCTAGGATACGTGCAGGTTCGaactgtgttctgtctctttcccctcccGCTACTCCGTGGGGGATTCTCAGAGCGAATTGGATTTGAGACCTGGGCGGAGCCCGGAACCAGGAAAGCAAGTCAGAGGCCAGCACCCCGAGGGGCGGAGCGAAGCGGTACCGCCCCCGGACGTCTCGGACCAATGACCGCGGGCGTCGAGCAGGCCAATGAGCGCGGGCAGCGGGCGGCTGGCCAATGAACGCGGGGCCGCTTGGGAGGCGGTGCTCGGAATGCGACCAGGAGGGCGACGCGGCGGCCGCAGCCATGGGTGCTGGGCCTGCGGGGCCGCGGAGGGGGCGCGAGGAACTGCCGGGCGGGGCTGAAGAGACAGCCGCCGGGACTGGCCCTCGACGCTGAGCTGCGGTGGGGCCCCCGCCTGCTCTTGGAGGGCCAGTGAGCGCGAGCGGGGCGCGTCGGAGGAGCCGGGCAGCCGCGGGCCACCTCAGGGGGGCCTCCCTGGCTGCCGGGAGGATCGAGAGGGTCGTGTGGGCACATCTGGGGGTGCGTGGACCCCGCCGGGCGCTTTTCAGGGGCCAGGGAGCGTCTGCAGGGGCCGCGGCACACCGGCGGGGGCACCGCCGGGGCCCAGCGCCGCCTCGGTCGAGCCCCCGGGGCGTCCCTGCATGGCTGAGCTGCCCCCTTGCCGGCCGCCCGGGCGCCGCAGCGGCTGAGATCGCTGGGATCGccgggccgccgccgccctcGCCGCCCCCTGCATGCCCGGCGCCCGGGTCGCGGCCCACCTGGACGCGCTGGGCCCCCTGGTCCCCTACGTGCCGCCGTCGCTGCTGCCCTCTATGTTCTACGTGGGCCTGTTTTTCGTCAATGTGCTGATCCTATACTACGCCTTCCTCATGGAGTACATTGTCCTCAATGTGGGCCTCGTCTTCCTGCCCGAGGACATGGACCAGGCGCTCGTGGACCTCGGCGTGCTCTCCGACCCCGGTTCGGGCCTCTACGATGCCGACTCGGAGCTCGATGTCTTCGATGGTTACTTGGAGTAGGCTTGGCTaccgtcctcccctcccccccaacgaCCCGCAACCCTCGGCCTGGACCGGCCGCCCAAATCCTGCCGCCGCTGCTGGTTGGGGTCATCGTTTGGCCAGGGATGGGACCCCCAGGACGAGGCCCTCACTGGCCTCCAAGACCTGTAAGTGCCCTTTCTGCACCAGATGAGGATGGGTTGGGGCGCTGGCGAAGAAGAGGGTGGCATCTCCACACCGGACACACACCCTTCCCCCAGGCTTGGGATTCCTCCATCCACCTCCTGGAGGTCTATTTAAGATGCCAGGAATGGCCAGACCCCTGTTAGGCCCTTAGTTGGGGCTGCAAAGCTTTCCCCGGTGAAGGTGACAGTCATTGAGGGGAAGGGAGACTGAGCCTGAATGGTGTTGGGTTAGCCACGGTACCTACTGCCACAGCTTGTGGAAAAGCCTTTGCACCTAGATCCCTTTGAGGCAGATCTGTCAGCACCTCGCCTCTGCCTCCATCTGGCTTGATGGTGACCTTGGTTTTTCCGGAATTCCCATAGTCCCGGAAGGATAAAGACTTGGAGTGTCAGAAGAGCTAACACGCTGGGCACGACCACCTTTGTCCCGTAGCCCTTTCGGGGACTGGGTGGGGACTTGAGAGCAAGGGCTCAGGGCCGAGGGCGTAGGAGGTGAAACCTCCTTCAGCAAAGTCTGCACTTCCTTTTGGCCTTGGGTTTGCTGCTGTTCGGGAGTCGGGTTTCAGGGTGCCGGGCAGTACCGCAGCTTGGATCTGCCAGGGCCGCCCGTTTTGCAGGTTGCTTTTGCAGACTAGGCAGGCTGGGGCTGGCTCCGCCTACGGGGTTTGCAAGATCTCAAGGAGGAGTAGGGGCCACCGGATCTTTGCACTGAGGTGTTAAAGCCCTGCCGCTGGGCTGGGACCAGGAAGCTGCGCGTCCTGCCTGCCCCACCTTGTGTGTCGATGGGAGGAACATGAAGGtccaggaaggaggagggctTGGCCACAGTCTCCCAGCCGGGAAGAGAGGCGACTGCACAAGATGAGAGGACACACAGGCACTTTTTGGCTGAGCCCCTCCGCTGTTCGGTGCTGCAGTATCACTAAGCACAGGGCCCGAGTGGCAGCGAAGGGAGGATATCGAGGCAGCAAGGGCTCCTTTGAGAAAACAGACACTAATGCCGCTCGCCCCGCGCAAGCTGAGTTAACGCCCCTCCTCTTGTTGCCTGTCTTTGCCAAGATGACCATAGTCAGAGGGAATGCCGGATGGGGCAGGACCCACTGGTGGTAGTGCTGGGGGCTGAGGGCTCCCCTGAGGGACAGACAGTGACATTTCTCTGAGAAAAGCTTCACTTGAGCTCAGTGCGACCTTAACAAGAACCAGGTGCCAGGCAGAGTGTCAGCCACTCTTGCATACCTACCCGGTCTGCCTACCTACCTGCctgccatccatccatcaatccgtTCTTtgattgaagaaaaatatttactgagtacacACTGTGCCTCGTGGGTGAACACAGTGAACAAGAGAGACTTAGCCCTGGCCCTCCTGGCATGGGGAGAGAAGGCACAAGCAGATTCCCAAGCAAGGTATCAGATTTTCTGGGAGCCATTAAGACATGTGGGAAGGACCTGGGCCATCCTTGTTGAGTTCAGCCCTTAGAACAAGTgcctggcatctagtaggtactcagtaaatgtctgttgagtGAGTAAAGCAGAATAGAGATGGGCTGCTTTAGAAAGGGGGTGTCAGAGAAGGTCTCTTCCAGGAGATGACATATTTGAGCTAGCCCTAAGTTGGTAGACAGAGCCAGACTGAAGATCTGGGGAAAACCAGTCCGGGCACAGGCAATGGCTCGTGCCCAGGCAGTAGGGTAGGAGAGCTGGTTTGTGCCGCCACCAAAATGAGGCCACTGTGGATGGAGAGCAGCCCCAGGAGAGGTCAacggggcaggtgggggcagacCCTACAGGACCTGGGAGGCCAGGGCCACGAGCAAGGGGAAGCCAGCAGAAGGTCTTAAGCAAGAGATGACTTCAGCAGTTGTGGGCAGAATGGGTTGTCGGTGCGAGTGTGGATCAGGGAAGCCGTTTGGGAAGTGTGTAGTTGCCCAGGCTGGAGGCGGCGGGGGCTTGGCCAGGGCGAGGTTGGTGAACACGGAGAAACAGACTGAAAACACCTTGCGAAGCTAGAATCTGTGGACTGTATTCAAAACCTGTCCCACGTATTGATCATTCACCATGCCTGGTGCTAGGCCCTTTGCACCTGCTTCCACCAGGCCCCAGTGCTAGGCCTTGGAGAGCCTAAGATGAATCTCTGCCTCCAAGCCAAGCGCTTGACTTTGAGACAGCGTAAGTTGGTGAAGAATGTCTCATTTTATCTCTTCACCACATCAACAGAAACACTT
This window encodes:
- the DEXI gene encoding dexamethasone-induced protein, giving the protein MPGARVAAHLDALGPLVPYVPPSLLPSMFYVGLFFVNVLILYYAFLMEYIVLNVGLVFLPEDMDQALVDLGVLSDPGSGLYDADSELDVFDGYLE